The following proteins are encoded in a genomic region of Opitutaceae bacterium:
- the gmd gene encoding GDP-mannose 4,6-dehydratase: MKRAVITGITGQDGSYLAELLLEKGYEVHGIVRRASTINRTRIDHLLPYEQGSDRRLILHYGDLADSVSLVKLLYQLQPDEIYNLAAQSHVRVSFDVPEYTSDITGVGVARILEAIIESGIGKKVRFYQASSSEMFGKVQEVPQRETTPFWPRSPYACAKVFGHWLTVNYRESYNLFACSGILFNHESPRRGEAFVTRKITLAAARIKLGLQNELFLGNLDSKRDWGFAKEYVEGMWRMLQQDKPDDYVLATGETYTIREFLDAAFEAVDLDWKKYVRFDERFLRPAEVDLLIGDPAKAEKELGWHATTRMRGLARLMVESDLEAEKSRVSR; this comes from the coding sequence ATGAAGCGTGCAGTTATCACCGGAATAACGGGCCAGGATGGCTCATACCTAGCGGAATTGCTCTTGGAAAAAGGTTACGAGGTACATGGTATTGTTCGCCGGGCAAGCACCATAAACAGGACACGGATCGATCACTTGCTCCCCTACGAACAGGGAAGCGACCGGCGACTGATTCTCCACTACGGCGATTTGGCCGACAGTGTATCGCTTGTTAAGCTGCTATATCAGCTGCAGCCTGACGAGATCTATAACTTGGCGGCCCAGAGCCACGTCAGGGTGAGCTTTGACGTGCCCGAGTATACTTCGGACATCACTGGCGTGGGCGTAGCGCGCATCTTAGAGGCGATCATCGAATCTGGAATTGGAAAAAAGGTGCGTTTCTATCAAGCATCGTCCTCGGAGATGTTTGGCAAGGTGCAGGAAGTTCCACAAAGGGAGACGACGCCGTTTTGGCCTCGATCGCCATACGCCTGCGCGAAAGTTTTTGGCCACTGGCTCACTGTCAATTATAGGGAATCCTACAATCTCTTTGCCTGCAGTGGGATTCTTTTCAATCACGAGTCGCCCAGGCGAGGCGAGGCGTTTGTGACCAGGAAGATTACCTTGGCCGCAGCTCGCATAAAGCTGGGACTTCAGAACGAACTTTTCTTGGGAAACCTGGACTCGAAGCGTGATTGGGGATTTGCGAAAGAGTACGTTGAGGGGATGTGGAGGATGCTCCAACAGGACAAGCCTGATGATTATGTGCTCGCGACGGGCGAGACTTACACCATTCGAGAGTTCCTTGACGCTGCCTTTGAGGCGGTCGATCTCGATTGGAAGAAGTACGTTCGCTTTGACGAACGTTTCCTCCGACCCGCTGAGGTCGATCTGCTGATCGGCGATCCTGCGAAGGCGGAAAAGGAGCTGGGCTGGCATGCCACAACTCGCATGCGTGGCTTGGCTCGATTGATGGTCGAATCCGACCTCGAAGCCGAGAAGTCGAGGGTCTCCCGCTAG
- a CDS encoding ABC transporter ATP-binding protein gives MSDPALKISGLDKAYRIWRSPASRLQAAMLGGLANLVPPMRQGIARYRSALYHDFFALRGIDFEVRRGESVAIIGRNGSGKSTLLQVVAGTLPPTRGTIETNGRVAALLELGSGFNPEYTGRENVLLNATVLGLTPAQAKERFPAIEEFADIGEFIDQPVKTYSTGMAVRLAFAVLTQIEPEILIIDEALAVGDFLFQQKCFDVIRKFRASGCTFLFVSHSMGSVLELCDRAVLLEGGKMSFIGPADEAVRLYEATGVKALFSETSASRTVTPGTWAEERKLRDIDPDSAGNPEPQTPSMDTGSLLTEKAELLAVELTDGEGRLTEVVTSGKSVLLSIRVRFAIALDDPHIGFKIRDKFGRIIFETSSYCLRKAIGPVAAGQELLSQFAFEMPLEEGEYSVVIGVANGGYGQHHYRELILYLQGTKTFQIIKNRREPLWSGIVNLRPHLNCSVSSGTSASK, from the coding sequence ATGAGCGACCCGGCCCTGAAGATTAGTGGCTTGGATAAGGCCTACCGGATTTGGCGCTCCCCTGCGTCGCGTCTTCAAGCAGCAATGCTCGGTGGTTTGGCAAATCTCGTACCCCCCATGCGCCAGGGGATTGCGAGATACCGCAGTGCACTGTACCATGATTTCTTTGCGCTTCGCGGAATTGATTTCGAAGTGCGACGCGGCGAGTCAGTGGCGATCATCGGCAGGAACGGATCTGGAAAATCTACGCTTCTCCAAGTCGTGGCCGGCACATTGCCTCCCACGAGGGGCACAATCGAGACCAATGGGCGCGTGGCGGCTTTGCTTGAGCTGGGCTCTGGATTCAACCCGGAATACACGGGGCGCGAGAATGTGCTGCTCAATGCCACAGTTCTTGGACTCACCCCCGCACAGGCAAAGGAGCGCTTCCCTGCCATTGAGGAGTTTGCTGATATTGGCGAGTTCATCGACCAACCGGTCAAAACGTATTCCACGGGTATGGCGGTCCGGCTCGCTTTCGCGGTGCTTACCCAGATCGAACCCGAGATTCTCATCATCGATGAAGCTTTGGCTGTGGGCGACTTTCTATTTCAGCAGAAATGCTTCGATGTGATTCGCAAGTTCCGCGCGTCCGGCTGCACTTTCCTCTTTGTTTCTCATTCCATGGGCTCGGTGCTTGAATTGTGTGATCGGGCCGTTCTCCTTGAAGGAGGTAAGATGTCCTTCATTGGGCCCGCCGACGAGGCAGTCCGGTTGTATGAGGCGACGGGCGTAAAGGCACTCTTTTCGGAAACGAGCGCATCACGCACGGTGACCCCCGGCACATGGGCGGAGGAGAGAAAGCTGCGCGATATCGACCCGGATTCCGCCGGGAATCCAGAGCCTCAAACACCTTCCATGGACACCGGCAGCCTCCTCACCGAGAAGGCTGAACTGCTTGCTGTCGAGCTCACAGATGGTGAGGGACGGTTGACAGAAGTCGTGACGAGCGGCAAGTCGGTCCTGCTGTCCATTCGAGTGCGCTTCGCCATCGCACTCGATGATCCGCACATAGGATTTAAGATCCGCGACAAGTTTGGACGCATTATCTTTGAGACTAGCTCTTATTGCTTGAGAAAGGCGATTGGACCCGTCGCTGCTGGCCAGGAGCTTCTTTCGCAGTTTGCTTTCGAAATGCCCCTTGAGGAGGGCGAGTACAGCGTCGTCATAGGCGTGGCAAATGGAGGATACGGCCAGCATCACTACCGTGAACTCATCCTGTATCTTCAGGGGACGAAGACTTTCCAAATCATCAAAAACAGGCGCGAGCCGCTGTGGAGTGGCATCGTAAATTTGCGCCCGCATTTAAATTGCTCTGTTAGCTCTGGAACGTCCGCCTCCAAATGA
- a CDS encoding GDP-mannose 4,6-dehydratase, whose translation MSRAFITGITGQDGSYLAEFLLDKGYEVHGLVHRPDSLPASNIAHLISKGDLLNKRLFLHSGAFEDATHLRRIISRAKPTEFYHLAGQSSPRLSLELPESTVDSIGMATLRLLEILRDLSDPPKFLYASSSEVFGSPPHSPQDELTPLNPTTPYGAAKAFSQQMTRIYRVAYKLQTCSAVLYNHESPRRGGSFVSMKVARSVARIKKGLQKDLFLGSLSGRRDWGWAPDYAKGMWMMLQTDPVDDFVLATGKLHSVEELVSFAFQAVGLNWRDYVSYDANLVMTVEPMAPCGNPSKARRLLGWENTVPLEQLIQRMVECELNKL comes from the coding sequence ATGTCGCGGGCATTTATCACTGGAATAACAGGTCAGGACGGATCCTATCTCGCAGAGTTCCTGCTGGATAAGGGCTATGAAGTACATGGGTTGGTGCACCGTCCGGATTCACTTCCAGCCAGCAACATCGCCCACCTTATCTCGAAGGGTGACCTCTTGAACAAGCGGCTGTTCCTGCATAGCGGTGCCTTTGAGGATGCCACGCACTTGAGGCGTATCATTAGCCGGGCGAAACCTACTGAGTTCTATCACTTGGCTGGCCAGTCGAGTCCGCGGCTCAGTCTAGAGCTGCCTGAAAGCACTGTCGACAGCATTGGCATGGCGACCTTGCGGCTCCTTGAAATCCTTCGTGATCTTTCGGACCCGCCAAAGTTTCTATACGCCTCTTCCAGCGAAGTGTTTGGCTCGCCGCCTCACTCACCCCAGGACGAGCTGACACCGCTGAATCCCACGACTCCTTATGGGGCTGCAAAGGCGTTTTCCCAACAGATGACTCGTATTTATCGAGTCGCCTACAAGCTTCAAACGTGTTCGGCGGTTCTTTATAATCATGAATCGCCGAGACGAGGAGGGAGCTTCGTCTCCATGAAAGTCGCGCGCTCAGTGGCGCGGATCAAAAAAGGGCTGCAAAAAGATCTCTTTTTGGGCAGTCTTAGCGGCCGACGGGACTGGGGATGGGCCCCGGATTATGCGAAAGGTATGTGGATGATGCTGCAGACAGATCCTGTTGATGATTTTGTCCTCGCCACAGGGAAACTTCACAGCGTCGAGGAACTCGTTTCGTTTGCGTTCCAGGCAGTCGGTCTCAACTGGCGCGATTATGTGTCGTATGACGCGAACTTGGTCATGACCGTCGAGCCCATGGCGCCCTGTGGAAACCCTTCGAAGGCGAGGCGGTTGCTCGGTTGGGAAAACACCGTCCCGTTGGAGCAGTTGATCCAGCGGATGGTCGAGTGTGAGCTAAACAAACTTTGA
- a CDS encoding ABC transporter permease produces MRLYEKQGFWSFFNPLELVRIITRNWSLVRQLSWRQVDAPHRGSMLGFGWSFINPLLTFGVYAFVFIAVFKGRYGVVESETNVDYALGLLLGLTMLQLFQEVLLTAPYAVLQSPNYVKKVVFPLEILPVTILGAALIRFSICLALVLVSVAVFGPGLHVTAWWLVPITFCVALLAVGVGWFLAAVGVFLRDIAPLTQALSLLLMFMSGVFYSLKQIPKEFHFLQYNPILIVVESTRDAILWARVPDLGWLSYLAGASCLVAIAGFGCFRALRGAFSEVL; encoded by the coding sequence ATGCGCCTCTACGAGAAACAGGGCTTTTGGAGCTTCTTCAATCCTCTCGAGCTAGTCCGCATTATTACGCGCAATTGGTCGCTTGTGCGGCAGCTTTCCTGGCGACAAGTCGATGCGCCACATCGCGGAAGCATGCTTGGCTTCGGCTGGTCGTTCATCAACCCGCTCCTCACTTTTGGCGTCTACGCATTCGTCTTCATCGCAGTCTTTAAAGGCCGCTACGGGGTTGTCGAATCGGAGACAAATGTTGATTACGCCCTTGGGTTGCTCCTCGGCCTGACCATGTTACAGCTTTTTCAGGAGGTGCTGCTCACCGCTCCGTATGCTGTGCTTCAGAGTCCGAACTATGTTAAGAAGGTGGTGTTTCCTCTTGAGATACTCCCAGTCACTATTCTTGGCGCCGCCCTCATCCGCTTCTCGATTTGCCTCGCGCTTGTGCTTGTTTCAGTCGCGGTGTTTGGCCCCGGTCTCCATGTCACTGCCTGGTGGTTGGTCCCGATAACGTTCTGCGTCGCCCTTCTGGCAGTCGGCGTTGGTTGGTTTCTCGCCGCGGTGGGCGTTTTCCTGCGGGACATTGCCCCGCTGACCCAAGCGCTCTCGCTTCTTCTCATGTTTATGAGCGGGGTCTTCTACTCCCTTAAGCAGATTCCCAAGGAGTTCCACTTTCTCCAGTACAACCCCATTCTGATCGTCGTAGAGAGCACGCGAGACGCGATCCTCTGGGCACGCGTACCCGATCTCGGCTGGCTTAGCTATCTCGCAGGCGCGAGTTGCCTTGTGGCAATTGCGGGTTTCGGGTGTTTCCGGGCATTGCGCGGCGCATTTTCGGAGGTGCTATGA
- a CDS encoding glycosyltransferase, with product MRLAFMIDSLAIGGAQKHVRQQACRLAAEGHAVWVICLNDEAHPKYVEPMEQAGVRVTVVGRRAVLTGWALIDLSIRLIEWRCECLAVCLFVSTVVGRVAATLAGVPTITCLQARNLDYRWWQFALVRLTAPLSRWTISNSHSAITFASEHEGVIPTRASYVPNIIDPPRKVGRRDWRLLGLPDFSGCYVIGSLGRLVWQKGYDQLIPIAADVCRERPDVRFVILGKGPEEASLRAQIRAHALEDKFFLAGEVADGEDWLESMDLYVQPSRFEGTPNAVQEALARGVPVVATPVDGMGELGVVSRIHGVINEERILESLMSLRSLIKPSDQSNP from the coding sequence ATGAGACTTGCCTTCATGATCGACAGCCTGGCCATTGGTGGCGCGCAGAAGCATGTGCGACAGCAGGCGTGCCGGCTTGCGGCTGAAGGCCACGCTGTGTGGGTGATCTGCCTGAACGATGAAGCTCACCCGAAGTACGTTGAGCCGATGGAACAGGCGGGGGTGCGCGTCACGGTGGTTGGCCGACGCGCTGTGCTGACCGGCTGGGCGTTGATTGATCTCTCGATTCGCCTGATTGAGTGGCGCTGCGAGTGCCTTGCGGTGTGTCTCTTCGTCAGCACGGTGGTGGGCCGTGTGGCGGCGACGCTGGCAGGTGTGCCAACGATCACCTGCCTGCAGGCGCGGAACTTGGATTACCGCTGGTGGCAATTTGCGTTGGTGCGACTCACTGCGCCGCTTTCTCGTTGGACGATTTCGAACAGTCACAGCGCGATTACCTTTGCCTCCGAGCACGAAGGGGTCATCCCCACGCGCGCCAGCTATGTCCCCAATATCATCGATCCGCCACGGAAAGTCGGTCGCCGTGACTGGCGCTTGCTGGGCCTGCCGGATTTCTCCGGCTGCTACGTGATCGGCTCGCTTGGTCGCCTTGTGTGGCAGAAAGGGTATGACCAGCTGATTCCAATCGCTGCAGACGTGTGTCGCGAACGACCGGATGTGCGATTCGTCATCCTGGGCAAAGGCCCGGAGGAGGCCAGTCTGCGAGCTCAGATCCGTGCCCACGCCTTGGAGGATAAGTTTTTTCTCGCCGGTGAAGTGGCTGATGGTGAGGATTGGCTGGAATCCATGGATCTTTACGTTCAGCCATCGCGTTTCGAGGGAACGCCCAATGCCGTCCAAGAGGCGCTAGCGCGCGGCGTGCCTGTGGTGGCGACGCCGGTGGATGGGATGGGAGAGTTGGGTGTAGTGAGCAGGATACATGGGGTGATCAACGAGGAGCGAATACTTGAATCGCTAATGTCTCTGAGGTCGCTGATCAAACCCAGCGATCAATCAAATCCCTGA